The window CTCGAGCCGGACCGGCCGCTGGTCTACGTGAACGCGCTGCCGACGGTGGGCAGCCTCCTGCCGGACGTGCTCGGCAGCCTGTACAACTGCGCGTTCAGCGTGACCGCGCCGCTGTCCCGCATCACCGGCAGCGGTTACATCAACAGCACCGACGAGCAGGCGCCGTCCAATCCCCTGTCGGCCGAGGCCTGCGGCGGCGCGCACGCGAGCGTCGTCCGCGTGCTGCCGACCGCGCAGGCGCCGGACGGTCTCATCCGCATCACCGCGCGTTCGGCCGCCCGGTGCCGGGTCACCGGTGTCGCGCACACGGCGAGCACGGAGGTCAGCTACCGCGCCGACGTCGAGTACTGGAAGTGGACGCCGGTCCTGGACCTGTTCGGCAAGCCGCTGCTCGGCCTCGGCGTCGGCCAGTACGTCCACGCCGGGACCATCACGCCGAACACGACGGAGGACCCGCTCGCGGCGATCCCGCTGAGCACGCCGGTGAGCAACGACCACGAACTGGGTGACTACATCGAGTCCCTGACGGGGTTGACCAAGGACCGCGTCACGAACGTCGCGGCCAACCACGTCGCCGAGGTGACGATCCCGGCGCTGGTGAACGTCCAGACCCAGCCGGTGGGCGGGGCGTCGGCGCCGTCGACGGCGGTCTCCATGGCGGTCGGCGCCTCCAGCTGCCGTGCCGAGGACAACCGATGACCGCGCGGCTGCGCGAGTCGCGGGACCAGGGGTTCACGATCGTCGAACTCCTCGTCGCGATGGTGCTGACGAGCGTCATCGGGGCGCTGCTGCTCGGCGCCGCTCTCGGCGCTCGCAAGGTCACCGACGACGCGCGGCTCAACAGCGAGCTCACCGCCGACGTGCGGCGCGCGATGGAGCGGCTCGTCCGCGAGCTGCGCCAGGCCGGCACGCTGCTCCAGGTCGATCTCCCCTCGACGCCGACGGCGCCAACCGCAATCACCTTCTGGGCGGACTTCGACAACGACGCGCACCAGGACTACGACGCCGCCGACCCGGAGGTCCTCACCTACCGCTACACGCCGGGGACAGGCCAGATCACGCTGACGGTCAACGACGCGGCCGGTCACGCGGTGACGACGCCGATCCTGGCCGAGAACGTCACCCGGTTCACGCTCTCGCTGCGCAGCAGCCAGTGGCAGTACGACCGCAACGCCGACGGGATCGTCGACTGGGAGGAGCTGGACGCCACGCCGGCCCCGGTCGGCAACCAGAACGGCAAGCCGGACGGCGCCGAGCTCGCCCGGATCGACTCCGTCGTGCTGCAGGTCGCGGTGTTCCGCGGCGGGCGGCAGCAGGAGTACCGGACCCAGGTCGACTTCCGGAACCGGCACATCGCCTGATGCGGAGATATCTGATGAGACGTCGGCACTCTGCTCGCGGTGCGCGCTTCGGAGAGGCGCGTGACCGCGGCACCGCGATGCTCATGACGATGTCGGTCATGATGCTGGTGACGACGCTGGCCGGCGTCGGTGCGACGATGGCGGTGCGGGACATGCGCGGCGCCGGCGAGGCGCAGCAGGCGGGGCGCGCGCTCGACGCGGCCGAGGCCGGCGTCGCCCAGGCCGTCGCGTACATCCGGGCCAACGGAACGCGCCGAGTCGTCTGCAACCTGACGACTTGTCCGACGAACCCGTGGAGCGCGTCGAACCCGGTGTCCGCAGAGGTGCGCGGCGGCGGGCGCTGGACCGCCACGATCAAGCCGGTGCTGATCAACAACGGCGACGACGGCGACCGCTACGTGGTGCGTTCGACCGGCGTCGCCGGTGGCCCGGCGGAGCGGACCATCGAGGTCGAGGTGACCGTGGCGCCGGTGGACCTCCCCAAGGGGATCTTCGGGCGCACCGTCAACCTCGGCGGCACCGTCGACCTGCACCAGATCAGCATCTTCAGCACCGGCTGCGTCTACAAGCGCGACAAGGTGGCGACCCACTTCGAGTCGGGCCTCGACGCCGCCTACGGCGTGCCGGTCGGCGTTCACTCCTCGCAGATCATCACCGAGTCGCAGGGCAGCGGACAGTACTGCGCGAACACCAACAAGCCGATCCACGGCGGGCTCGACCTGCTCGGCGCCTCGCTCAAGCCGTGCAACAGCAAGTACCCGTACGACCAGGACCGTCTCGGTGGGGCACTGACCGGGCTGAGCGCGCTGCTCGACCCGCTCGGGCTCTGCGGCGTCGCCGCGGGCCAGACGCCGTACCAGCCGCGCGACCTCGACCTGGACGGCAAGCTCGACGTCAACGGCTCGTTCCTGCGCGACGACGAGGCGTTGTTCCGGACGTTCAACATCAAGCGGCCGGCGCTGACCGACTCCGAGCTCGAGCAATTGAAGACGATGGCGCAGGCGCAGGGCACCTACTACACGTCGACCACCTGGACCGTCCCGGACGGCAGCGTCAACCCGCACACCGTGCTGTTCTTCGACCTGAACGCGAATCAGACCGTCGACCTCAAGCCGCTCGACGGGTCGCTGTGGTCGCGTGGTCGCATCACCGACGCGAACAGTCCGATGTGCCTCGACGCGTCGCTGCTGATCGTGGTCCAGGGCGGCAACGCGCGACTGAACGGGAACACCCAGCTCGCGGCGTCGCTGTACCTCTCCGGGGCCGCTCCCGGCGGGCAGCTGTTCAAAGCCAACGGCACCGCGAACCACATCGGCATGCTTTATGCGGACACCATCGACATGACGGGCACGTTCAACGCCTCGCTCGACGCCTGCTACGTCGCGAACCCGCCGCCGTCCCTGTTCGACGTGAACCCGGGAACGTACCGCGAGCTCGACCGCTGACCGTTCCTTGACATAACCCAAACCTGCGGATCCTCAACCGGACCAAAGTCCCGACCGACAAGGCCATTAGCACGGTTGACCCGCACGACGCGCCGTACCGACAAAGGTCACGCCAGGACGGCTGGACCCGGTTCGGATCGTTCCCAGGGCGGCGACCTGCGGACACGGATGTCCGACTGGGAGCGAAGCATGTTTTGGCGCAAGGCACGTCGTACCGAGGGGCCGCCCCGCGACCGCGGGTTCAGCGTGGCCGAGGTCGTCGTGGCGTTCGGGATCTTCGCGATCGTCGGCACCACGGTCTCCACCGGTCTGATCGACGTCATGCAGGTGACCACCGACGACCGGAACCGGGTCCGCGCCGCGGCGCTCGCAGCCCGCGAGATCGACATCGCCCGCTCCGCGTTCAACTCCCCGGCGATCGGCCCGAAGCAGGTCGAGGCCGGCGAGGTCGTCAACCACAACCCGCTGCCCGGTGGGGCGGTCGGTCAGCCGCTGCTGATCGACGGCGTCCCGTTCACCGTGAAGCGCGTCGCCGAGTGGACGCAGCAGGGGGCGG of the Sporichthya polymorpha DSM 43042 genome contains:
- a CDS encoding PilW family protein; translation: MTARLRESRDQGFTIVELLVAMVLTSVIGALLLGAALGARKVTDDARLNSELTADVRRAMERLVRELRQAGTLLQVDLPSTPTAPTAITFWADFDNDAHQDYDAADPEVLTYRYTPGTGQITLTVNDAAGHAVTTPILAENVTRFTLSLRSSQWQYDRNADGIVDWEELDATPAPVGNQNGKPDGAELARIDSVVLQVAVFRGGRQQEYRTQVDFRNRHIA